A single window of Thalassomonas viridans DNA harbors:
- the flgG gene encoding flagellar basal-body rod protein FlgG yields MNSSLWVSKTGLAAQDAKMTSISNNLANVNTTGFKRDRVAFSDLFYDIQRQPGAQADQQNEIPTGIQVGNGVRIMGTQKVFTSGTFANTGQELDLAIVGKGFFQVEQLSGELAYSRNGQFNLNSDGEIVNGDGLPLVPNIQIPANTVSITVGTDGIVSALQAGEVNPQEVGQITLVNFANPAGLEAIGSNLYVATGSTGEPIEGVAGEDSLGQLKQYTLEGSNVSVVEEMVDMISTQRAYEMNAKVVSASDQMLKFISQAL; encoded by the coding sequence ATGAACTCGTCATTATGGGTCAGTAAAACAGGTTTGGCGGCACAAGATGCCAAGATGACCTCTATCTCCAACAACCTGGCCAACGTCAATACCACAGGTTTTAAACGCGACCGGGTCGCCTTCTCGGATCTGTTTTACGACATCCAGCGCCAACCCGGCGCCCAGGCGGATCAGCAAAACGAGATCCCCACCGGCATCCAGGTGGGCAACGGTGTTCGCATCATGGGCACGCAAAAAGTATTTACTTCCGGCACCTTCGCCAACACAGGCCAGGAACTGGATCTGGCCATAGTCGGCAAAGGCTTTTTCCAGGTGGAGCAGCTCAGCGGCGAGCTGGCCTACAGCCGCAACGGCCAGTTTAACCTGAATTCCGACGGCGAAATCGTCAACGGCGACGGCCTGCCGCTGGTGCCCAATATCCAGATCCCGGCAAATACCGTCAGCATCACCGTCGGCACCGATGGCATCGTCAGCGCCCTGCAGGCAGGGGAAGTCAACCCGCAGGAAGTCGGCCAGATCACTTTAGTGAATTTCGCCAACCCCGCCGGCCTGGAAGCCATAGGCAGCAATCTCTATGTTGCCACCGGCTCTACCGGCGAGCCGATTGAAGGGGTGGCCGGCGAAGACTCCCTCGGCCAGCTGAAGCAATATACCTTGGAAGGCTCCAATGTCAGCGTGGTAGAAGAAATGGTGGACATGATCTCCACCCAGCGCGCCTATGAAATGAACGCCAAGGTGGTATCCGCCTCGGATCAGATGCTGAAATTTATCAGCCAGGCGTTATAG
- the flgH gene encoding flagellar basal body L-ring protein FlgH, translating into MLAKRLTIVLGTLLLTACASSYHPAQPQPGERQWQPTVTRAQAQAAPEAKDGSLLQNARLLNMFQDRRAYGVGDILTVMLDEETQSSKRADTDIGKTSDTSGTYSAVFPNTNESGSFGFGSNRSFNGSSSASQQNTLTGAITVTVSEVLDTGALRINGEKWIKLNQGDEYIRLTGLIRVEDVDRANRISSQRIADARITYAGRGALAEANQQGWLSRFFNSGWFPF; encoded by the coding sequence ATGCTGGCTAAACGGCTCACTATCGTCCTGGGAACCCTGCTGCTGACCGCCTGTGCAAGCAGCTATCATCCGGCCCAGCCGCAACCGGGGGAAAGGCAGTGGCAACCTACGGTCACCCGGGCGCAGGCCCAGGCAGCACCTGAGGCAAAAGACGGCAGTTTATTGCAGAACGCCCGCCTGCTGAACATGTTCCAGGACAGGCGCGCCTACGGTGTCGGCGATATCCTGACCGTGATGTTAGACGAAGAAACCCAGTCCAGCAAAAGAGCCGATACCGATATCGGCAAAACCAGCGATACTAGCGGCACCTACAGCGCGGTTTTCCCCAACACCAATGAAAGCGGCAGTTTCGGCTTCGGCAGCAACCGCAGCTTCAACGGCAGCTCCAGCGCCAGCCAGCAAAACACCCTGACCGGCGCCATTACCGTCACAGTTTCCGAAGTCTTGGATACCGGCGCGCTGCGCATTAACGGCGAAAAATGGATCAAGCTCAACCAGGGGGATGAATACATCCGCCTGACCGGCCTGATCCGGGTGGAAGATGTCGACCGCGCCAACCGCATCAGCTCGCAGCGCATAGCCGATGCCCGCATCACCTATGCCGGACGCGGCGCCCTGGCGGAAGCCAACCAGCAGGGCTGGCTGTCGCGTTTCTTCAACAGCGGCTGGTTCCCTTTCTAG
- a CDS encoding flagellar basal body P-ring protein FlgI translates to MLLDITDIQGLRKNQLVGYGLVVGLDGTGDKNQVKFTSQSMVNMLQQFGVTLDGRTDPKLKNVAAVTVTADIMPQAGKGQLVNVTVSSIGDAKSLRGGTLLLTPLKGIDGQIYATAQGNLVVGGIKAQGTSGSSITVNTPTTGTIPNGAVIEREIQSDFIEQKDVILNLKRPNFKTARNIEVAINELFGPDVARAQGQHRVAVAAPTDARQRVTFMSMLEEIEVELGRTKQRVVFNSRTGTVVMGANVKVRKAAVSHGNLTVTITESSNVSQPNAFGQGNTVTTPESSIYIEKGENPMFVWPEGTSLDVIVKAINSLGAAPDDLMSILQSLHEAGSLEAELVVI, encoded by the coding sequence ATGCTGCTGGATATCACCGACATCCAGGGACTGAGAAAAAACCAGCTGGTGGGTTACGGCCTGGTGGTGGGTCTGGACGGCACCGGCGACAAAAACCAGGTGAAATTCACCAGCCAGTCCATGGTCAACATGTTGCAACAGTTCGGCGTCACCCTGGACGGCCGCACCGACCCTAAACTGAAAAACGTTGCCGCGGTCACCGTCACCGCCGACATCATGCCCCAGGCGGGCAAAGGCCAGCTGGTCAATGTCACCGTTTCTTCCATCGGCGATGCCAAAAGCCTGCGCGGCGGCACCCTGTTGCTGACCCCGCTAAAAGGCATAGACGGCCAGATCTATGCCACCGCCCAGGGCAACCTGGTGGTGGGCGGCATCAAGGCGCAGGGCACCTCGGGCTCGTCCATTACCGTCAACACACCCACCACGGGCACGATTCCCAACGGCGCGGTGATCGAGCGGGAAATCCAGTCGGACTTTATCGAACAAAAAGACGTGATCTTAAATTTAAAGCGGCCGAATTTTAAAACCGCCCGTAATATCGAAGTGGCCATCAATGAGCTGTTCGGCCCTGATGTCGCCCGCGCCCAGGGACAGCACAGGGTGGCGGTTGCCGCGCCGACGGATGCCAGGCAGAGGGTGACCTTTATGTCCATGCTCGAAGAAATCGAAGTCGAGCTGGGGCGCACCAAGCAAAGGGTAGTATTCAACAGTCGCACCGGCACCGTAGTGATGGGAGCCAATGTCAAGGTCAGGAAAGCCGCCGTCAGCCACGGCAACTTGACCGTGACCATAACCGAAAGCAGCAATGTCAGCCAGCCCAACGCCTTCGGCCAGGGCAATACGGTGACGACGCCGGAGTCCTCCATCTATATCGAGAAAGGGGAAAACCCTATGTTCGTCTGGCCGGAAGGCACCTCGCTCGATGTTATCGTCAAAGCCATCAACAGCTTAGGCGCAGCGCCGGACGACCTTATGTCCATTTTACAATCCCTGCATGAAGCGGGTTCACTGGAAGCAGAGCTAGTGGTGATTTAA
- a CDS encoding rod-binding protein has product MTKITDAGLYLDPKAINSIKENTNKAEGLEQAADQFETLFLQMVLKSMRDASDALSDEDTLVSSKQERMYRDMYDGQLATAMINKGSLGIADAMVKQLSSQDNAGEINPVAAGKENKNDNALKSGTNTVANQEVSNDAFRQPLITMNKINKSGA; this is encoded by the coding sequence ATGACTAAAATAACCGACGCCGGGCTCTACCTGGATCCCAAGGCAATCAACAGTATCAAGGAAAACACCAACAAGGCCGAAGGCCTGGAGCAGGCGGCGGATCAGTTCGAAACCCTGTTCCTGCAGATGGTGTTAAAAAGCATGCGCGACGCCAGCGACGCCCTCAGCGATGAAGACACCCTGGTGTCGAGCAAGCAGGAGCGCATGTACCGGGACATGTACGACGGCCAGCTGGCCACGGCCATGATCAACAAAGGCTCCCTCGGCATTGCCGATGCCATGGTGAAACAGCTGTCTTCTCAGGATAACGCAGGGGAAATAAACCCGGTTGCCGCGGGCAAAGAAAATAAAAACGACAATGCATTAAAGTCCGGCACAAATACGGTCGCTAATCAGGAAGTAAGCAATGATGCGTTTAGACAACCGCTTATCACTATGAACAAGATTAATAAATCCGGAGCCTAA
- the flgK gene encoding flagellar hook-associated protein FlgK, translated as MSMLSNGLSGLTAAQIALNVVSNNIANSNVAGYTRQQTVNSSLISNSNNSLSSGSGVEVSAINRITDDYLNNNLWRSNSSYGFNQAYSDYLGITEQLLANENLSLAVGMDEVFNAFNSASAEPSSIAPRQLIISSAEALTQKFNSLAANLDIQRVQIEEQADGMLEMANSLFSEVATLNREIVDGTAQGANVSALLDQRDETVNTLSKLMDVEVARMDDGSYTLSMTGGQPLVLGSSYASLTRVGNDYQVNLAGQPFSFSGDIGGELGGILSYETNILDTTEASLNQLAQDLADDINNQLALGQDINAVPGPGARLFDYNPLDPAGSISITAGFQPEDLALGATGTGPGDNSNLSQIIDLKDRHYDTYNSLVGTLAIQSGQAGAEAQASKSIADDALAQRDSVSAVNLDEEAMSLIQYQQSYQANAKVVSASQQLFNTLLSMF; from the coding sequence ATGAGTATGTTGAGTAATGGTTTATCAGGGTTAACCGCCGCACAAATCGCCTTAAATGTGGTCAGTAACAATATTGCCAACAGCAATGTCGCCGGTTACACCCGCCAGCAAACGGTAAACAGTTCGCTGATCAGCAACAGCAATAATTCCCTGTCCAGCGGATCCGGGGTGGAAGTGTCCGCCATCAACCGCATTACCGACGATTACCTCAACAACAACTTATGGCGCAGCAACTCCAGCTACGGCTTTAACCAGGCCTACAGCGACTATCTCGGCATCACCGAACAGCTGCTGGCCAACGAAAACCTCAGCCTGGCGGTCGGCATGGACGAGGTATTCAACGCCTTTAACTCCGCCTCCGCCGAGCCCAGCAGTATCGCGCCGCGGCAACTGATCATTTCTTCCGCCGAAGCCTTGACGCAAAAATTCAATTCCCTGGCCGCCAACCTGGATATCCAGCGGGTGCAAATAGAAGAACAGGCGGACGGCATGCTGGAAATGGCCAACAGTTTGTTCAGCGAAGTCGCCACCCTGAACCGGGAAATCGTTGACGGCACCGCCCAGGGAGCCAATGTTTCCGCGCTGCTGGACCAGAGGGACGAAACCGTCAACACCCTGTCGAAGCTGATGGATGTCGAAGTGGCGCGTATGGACGACGGTTCCTATACCCTGTCCATGACCGGCGGCCAGCCGCTGGTCCTGGGTTCCAGCTACGCCAGCCTGACCCGGGTCGGCAACGACTACCAGGTTAACCTGGCGGGACAGCCCTTTTCCTTCAGCGGCGATATCGGCGGCGAGTTAGGAGGCATTTTATCCTACGAAACCAATATTCTCGACACCACGGAAGCCAGCTTAAACCAGCTGGCACAGGACCTGGCGGACGATATCAATAACCAGCTGGCCCTGGGCCAGGATATCAATGCCGTCCCCGGCCCGGGGGCGCGGCTGTTCGACTACAACCCGCTGGATCCCGCCGGCAGCATCAGCATTACCGCGGGTTTCCAGCCGGAAGATCTCGCCCTGGGGGCTACGGGCACAGGCCCGGGGGATAACAGCAACTTAAGCCAGATCATCGACCTGAAAGACAGGCATTACGATACCTACAACTCCCTGGTGGGCACTTTGGCCATCCAGAGCGGCCAGGCGGGAGCCGAAGCCCAGGCCAGCAAAAGTATCGCCGACGACGCCCTGGCCCAGCGGGACAGCGTCAGCGCCGTCAACCTGGACGAAGAGGCGATGTCGCTGATCCAGTACCAGCAGTCCTACCAGGCCAACGCCAAAGTGGTCAGCGCCTCGCAGCAGCTGTTCAATACCCTGCTGTCGATGTTTTAG